The Chlorocebus sabaeus isolate Y175 chromosome 11, mChlSab1.0.hap1, whole genome shotgun sequence genomic interval TATATTGTAGTTTAGTTCTAGTGAACTATAGTCGTACTTCAATACCCACCTATCTTTAAATGCAATTAATGGACAGATCTTGGTGTTAGTGGAAACtactaaaatattaaaggaaCTTAACTATGGAAGACAGCAATGTATTACATTTCATAAACCATATAtagatacttaaaaatatttagtactCATGGTGTATTAGAAAGGAGTAGTtagaattggccaggcgcggttgctcacgcctgtaatcccagcactctgggaggcggaggccggcggatcacgaggtcaggaaatcaagaccatcctggctaacacagtgaaatcccgtctctactaaaaaatacaaaaaattagcagggcgtaaTGGCAGGCCacctggtagtcccagctactcggaggctgaggtaggagaatgacaTCAACCCGgggagcagagcttgcagtgagctgagatcgcaccactgcactccagcctgggagacagagcgatactccgtctcaaaaacaaacaaacaaacaaacaaaaaaaaggagtagCTAGAATTTAATTTTTGCTGAATTAGGGCTGGCAGCTTTTGGAAGGCATCattattaatttcattaataAGGGAGCAGAATGGAATCaataaaaaaaacccttcaaCTTGTTCACTGAGAGAACTTATTATGCAGATATTGAAGactttaaagaaagttttatagTTAGATAAAATATTGGCATGCAAACATGTTGGTAACATTAGTGGGTCTCTAAGCAACTATATGTCACTGTAGCCAGGTTataatctgttttatttcttgtgggaaaaatagaaactctgtcaaaaaagagaaagaaagaataattttgcCTGATTACTAACATCTGACAACTTATAGAAAGAAACCTGTGTCTTTTTAGCACTTGTTGTTACAGTTTCATGTGTCCATGAGCTGAGAAGAATCAAAATTAATCTCTGGCTCAAGATTTTACACTTggtcttagccaaaaggccgagaagcaatGGCTTAAAGTTTTAGCACTGATGTTTTGCTTTCCTAGTAATAGTaatgaaacataattttaaaaaattaatctttatGACCTTATTTTAAGACTAAACCCTTGGAATATTATGTTATGTGGGAATTCACTATGGCATTGAGAATTTTAAATACGAGATTAAAAATAGATTAGCCAAAAGAACTAAAAGGAACTAAAAAGAATCAAAATTTTCCCCCATCAGTAGTATTTAAGTATAGTTTActacccacctatccatccactaTGGGTAGAAGAAGGTTGACAAATTTCAAGAAATGTAGCAGTGACTATGTATTTACCATTTTTGTCAAGTGCAAACTTGCCTTAGttgttcatattttataaaatcatgaaaacctttttcttttatatctggTTTCCAAAATTGTCTCATAGTTCAACTTGGGTGTTCTCTTCAAACCCACAAAAATTGAATGTAGACTTTAACAaaatttagtttgtatttcttatcTCAGTTATAAGTTATTGAATATTCTGGGACCCaactttatctctttttttggcATTATCTTTTGCAGCACAGTGGAGAATTTACAGTCTCTCTCAGTGATGTTTTATTGACTTGGAAATACTTACTCCATGAGAAATTGAACTTACCTGTTGAAAATATGGACGTGACTGACCATTATGAGGACATTAGGAAGATTTATGATGATTTCTTGGAGAATAGTAATATGTTAGATCTGATCGATGTTTATAAAAAATGTAGGATTTTGACTTCTAattgtgaaaataataaaacaatatgccctgtaagtattttttaaacaattctattttaatcaaattaaaatttagcTCTATTTTGAATTATAGTATCACCAGTTATAGTAACTTGGTAATGTTTTTGCTTTGTGAATCatgttaaaaatgggaaaatttagCTACCTGAAAGCTACTTATTacttgaaagaaatattttggtGGTAAATTTTCTTGGACTTGTGTTATTGTTATTTGGTTGCTATGAGAATAGCTTCTAATTAGACCAAAAATTTGTAACAAAGAAATTTGTCCCAAATGATTTCTTTTTGATTCATGTCAAAGATTGCTTTCGAATTTCACTTCCTTGATTTAGTGTGCACCTGTTCATTTGGCATATGTTGGATAAATGATTGGTATGACTTTTTCTATGgattaataatgttattttactACGTATAGGTATCATTTATGAGAATAGTATTATGCAATATACATGAGATAATAGACTATTTCATTTTTGTACaagcattttttttaatggagtataaatttaaaaattaaatggagtAGTATCCCTTGCAGCTTGGTTTTGTCTATGTTAgaatttataaattgttttagaatatatttgggtatatctagttatttttaaagtgctggaaatatttttggttatttgaatatttactgagtgccaatAAAGTAGTAAATAGTGGCAATAAATAACTGTAGCTGGaattagaagaaaatgtttactatattttataagatattcaattattttataaatgtttcaatGTAATACTTGAGAACAGTGTTTTAGCTGATTATAGTAGAAACCTCCACTACAATAGTTATTGAGAGAAAACCGAAGTATAACTCTTTTATTTAAGATGTCTAAAGATACGCAACCAGGACTGATATGATAGCTCCATGGTTATCTGACACCTGGACTTTCTCTGTCATTCTGCTCCCTCATTTTAGTCCTTGGTCCCTACCCTCGAGACCATTTTATGCTCCAAGATGAACATTGGAGCTCCAGCCATTATATTCATTATATTGGTATTCCTTGCACCAAGAAGTAGTAAGGAAGAACAGCACTTTGCTTTTCTCTTAAGGGTACATagctttttctttcatcttattGCCAAAAGGTTAGTCACATGGCTGCAACAAGCTGCAAGGGAAGATGGAGAATATAGATCTTATTCTGGGTAATATCTTgccagaataaaaacaaaagctctATTActggggaagaaagggagaatggaTATTGGCAGGCAGCTTGCTGTCTTTGCCTCATTGAACTATCACGAAAACCTTTGCCTTGTTACAACTTCTCCAAAACACATCCACACACGTGTACAACTACACTATGGTAAGGATACTTGtaaagatagtttttaaaattcttccttaGCTATATCTTATTTGCTTGCTTACAGAGatgatttttgtctatttttcacaTAGTTGATTTAGAGAGGCTTAATCATATATCAGTATTGGATTGCAGGAACACCAAAGATCTTAAAAACCAGTGATAGTATAATCTACCTGAGGTCTTTGGACTCATTGTTTTCCTTCTATTCCTTGCCCTTGTCTAAGTCCTCTAATAAGTTTCCTCATTTGAGTGGGTTAAGTTATAGTATGATATATATCAGGGTATGAGTTCGAGGTTGTCTATGTGGGAGACTGTCTCCAAATGTCATCATGTCACCAGGAGTAAAATTGAAGCTGCTAAGATGGTAGTAGATGAAGTAGAAAATGTTCTGCATTTTAACCCTGGAAGATCAACAACTTAATCTCTGATACTATTGTTTGTTCTAGGGAAATTTCCAGTGTGGGGAAAAAGTAGACAGGAAAATATATCCTTAGATTGATTTCTCAAAAATGTACTAGGTATAATCCCAATTTATGCTAAAAGTCTCTTTAAAGATACATATTAGAATATTCCAAACAGTTTTGAATGTCATGATCCTGAATTTTCATAATCCTGATAAAGTTTCTTTGTTTCATATTTGTAGCTGAAGTAAGGTGGGGATTATGAGGAATTAAGATAAAGCTAAGTCAGGGCAATTTTGGGAATGTGGTCACTTAAACAGTGCCCTCTTCACTCCCTACTTATGATTCCTCTTCTAAGGAAAATGGATTCAGGGCCCATGGGCATCTCGGAGCATATAAGGCCTTAGATTGTAACTGGAGTCCAAGTAGAGAGATTTGATACAGGGCTTGCTTTCTCATGAACTGAGCAAGTATCTGGAAGACAGGATCAGAGACCTGGGGTGAGGAGCAGAAATGGTTGATCCTGAGAAGAGCTTAgccttagagatctgtggaacgtCTTTTGGGGGAAGGTCAGCAAATGACCTCTGTGGGTACACTCATATTCCCTGACCCTCAAGCCAAGAAGTAGCTGAATAGATGGGCTCACTTCTTGTTGGTGAAGCTTAGGAGAACACAAGACTCTTCCTTAGCCTCAGCAGGTGACTGGTAGCCTGTTTTTTTGTCCACTGCTGCTCTGTAAATATAGATAGCATTTCAACTTCTATTACTTGTAGAACTGTCACCACTTAAGCTACCTCAGCAGTCAGATCTGAGTCCCAAAAAGCTAATGAAGAAAACAACACATGATTTAAGGGTTTCCAGCAGCCAGAGAAGGGTGAGTTTGCTGACAACACACATGCCTAACAGAACAGAGCTACTAGAGGGGAATGACAGCAACTTGAATACATATAAATGTTAGGTACTTGGGAAAATTCAAGAATAGCACCTCAACATAAAACTACGGATGTGACAAAAAAGAAGGTAGCGCACCTGCGTGGGCCTGGGTCTGGGTGGGGGTGCCGCGGGTGCTTCATGATGCTGGGCTCTCTGGGATGGGGGGATGGCAGAGGGTGCTGCAACCACCCAGGGGAGAATGCAGCTGAAGGCATAGGTTTTTACCTTGAACTTCTTTCGTGATGAGAAGGCCACCCTTGAGAAAGCTCATAAAACGTAACACCTCTGCAGAAATGGTCCTTAGTTGGAGACTGCAACTGCTGGGAGATGCATCAACATCAGTGAATAGGGTCTTGCAAGTGGGTCCCCGATGCCTGCACACTTTTTTGGACCTTCTGATCTACCTGGCAGGGGTCAACTATACAGCCACTTTCGGAAAGAGGAAGCTTGCTGCTGTCCAGGCCAGATCTCTTGGCTCCTGGGGAAGATCCACCAGTGTCAGCCTCATTGACCCAGGAGCAACAGAAGGGAGAATCCCTCTGAGCATGGAGCTGGTCTCTAAACTTGGGATTGCCTGGGATTCCCATCACAGTCCAGAAGAAACCTGAAGAAGCTGGCGGCTGCCGTGCGGCAATTGAGACAGTAGGAAAGCCACCTGCTTCAGAACATTGAAGAAGCCACCTGGCACCAACTCACTGTCCAAGCTGAGAAGAAGGAACCAGGGACCCAAGGAGCTTCAGTTTAATATAAAACCAGCAGCAAGCCTCCGAAGTCCAGGCATGTCAGAGAAATGCCTTTTTTTGTGGGCACATGGTTACCAAATACAGagctagattttatttttgtaaatatttgcatCCCCTACTTTATCAAAAagctttcctttttattcctaaaAACCAAAGAATGCTTTTATTTCCAACTGCATCCCTTGCTCTGCTGCCTCCCCGCTCCTCTTCCCAGATGTTGGGCAGGTGCTGGCTCTTCTCAGGAATGCAGACGAAAGCTTGTTGCTAGAGTGGAATAAAAAAGGGCAGCCCCTGTTCGAAAATTCAGACTGCATTGAAAAACGCAGGGCATAATATAGTCTAAGTCCATCTAGGATCTtctgttttaagagacaggtgtAAAGATTACTCTCAAACTGCAGGATGGGTGGAAAGTATTCCAGATCAAGGTTCCAGTTCTCCCTGTGAGCACCCACATTTCTTTTAAGGTTTCCAGCAGAGATGTAATGATGAAATTAATCACAAAAGGGATGAGATGCAGGCTGGTAGTTGCAGTTACGGGGTTACTGTAAATTTCATCTGTTGATGTTCTACATATGTGGTAAGAATTTATTTACTGTGTAGTATGTTTAAACATTTGTAAATTTTATGAGCTAGTTCTAGTTCCTCCTGTATAAGCTGACAATTCAAATTGTTCACTGTTTTCCTGTGACAGTTATTATCTGGTTATAAAAttatcagataaaaatgagagaaatttatttttccaatacaacatgaaagtataaaaaagcggactttttcctttgtaattacaTAACACTGAAATAAATACTTCAGAGTAATGTCATctgatatttattaaaaacaagtcATTTTCATGACAATTAAAAAGTTCCCAACATGGTAGACCAATTCAGACCAAAATTAGTCTCTTGAAAATTAAGCACAGTAAATActtaaagcacaaagaaaaatattagataaAGAAATCATGAAGTACTTAGTAATTTTCCAAGTGGGAgaacagtaaaaaaaaagaaaaaaagaaaaaacaggggtTAAACAGAAGCAGATGCATGAGGCTATAATTAAGTACATAATTTGATATAGATATATTTGTTGTAAGACATATTTTCCTTAACTGAAACAAAAGCAGATAACACCATTATGATAGGttggccttttgagatatcttttcaggttttttgcgTTTCTGACATCCATGGCTCCACCTGGACCAACCCAGAAGCAATTCAGCATGAAGGACAACAGCTTTGATCCCCTATTTCCTCTCTGCCCaaaccaatcagcagcaagccTAGCCACCCCCATCCCTTCTTCCAAACTGCCTTTGAAAACCCCCTAACCTATGAGCTTTGGATGAGATTGGTTTGAATACTAACTCTATCTCCCACGTGGCATGGCCAGCCTTGTGCCTATTaaactcttttttgagacagggtctcactctagcacccaggttggagggcagtggtgcagtcacaactcactgcagccttcccgggctcaagtaatcctgccacatagcctctcaagcagctgggactacaggcacacgccatcatgcccagctaaatttttgcattttttgcagagacagagtttcatcatgttgcccaggctgatcttcaacacctggactcaagcaatccacctgctttggcctcacaaagtggtaggattacaggtgtgagccacggtaccTGACCCTAAACTTTTTCTTTACTGCAGTTATGTGATCTTTTTTTGTATAGCAGACAGGAAGAACCCATGGACAGTTTCATTATGAAGTTTAATTATATGTATACTTAATGATTGCTAACAATTGTCAGGTAATACTCTGGACTGAAACATCAATGACACTGAGTAGAGCTTTATGTGAAGTAATTTTTATAGTCAGCATTTTATTAGTAATACCCTATATTTTCTACAGAGTCAACTACTGGATTTTCTGTCTGGCAAACAGTATGCAGTAGGTGATGAAACTGATCTTTCTATACCAACATCACCAACGAGTAAATACAACCAGGATAATGAAAAGGTACTGATAAACTGTGAGTAAGTTCAAGCAGACTATAATCCCTTTCAAATCACTGAATTTGGTGGTACCTTAAAGTTACTAATGctttgtaaaaaattttttttacaaatctttaatttgtttaaaactgTATTCACAAAGAATAATACATTGGaggctggtgagaatgtgaaaaAAGAGTCTTTATGATTTGGGGCCAAGGTAACAGGCATTGAATAAAAATAGGTATCATTCAAAGTATCAGGAAGGTAATTAAAGGTCCAGTTTGTCAGAGTTCTTTGAATCTCTGATAAACTTCACATTTACTCTTTTAGATCGTTGATCCTTGGGAGAATGTGCTCAACTGAAAAATCTGGTCTATACCCTTTGCTGTAGTACAACTCATATATCAGGAGTTTGGATGATAGGGTTTGTTGTATAAACCACCAAAAAGTAGTGCCACATACAAGTTTGGTTTAATATAATTTACCTTCAGCTGAACACTATGCTGGGTACCTAATCATATGTGGTAACCACACTAACCATAGTAGTAGTACTTATGAAAATGGGGACAAAACTATgaccttttttctctcttgcccaaattcctatttAAGGGGCCTGGGGAGTATACCTTCTAAACTGTAACATCTCATCAGTTGGGTTTTATTTAATCCTCTATAATGTGgtttactttccaacctgactctggcataatatcacatgacagatagagaaggaaataaaaatattttaccccaaaatacatttctttgccatattttgaaatggtcctACAAAGCTGTCCTTTGTGGAGGAAAATTTGCGTTTGTAAAGGATCTTTATTAATGTAACTAAATCTTTCCTCTTCCAGGCCCTCCAAATCCTGAAGAGATAActgagagtctagcaccttttaaaggtctAAATAGGAAGCATTTGCCATCTATTGTTTCTAAGGGTGGCCATCTATgagacttcatctacataataagaactTTGGTCTTCACAATCCCATATCTTAAACCAGAGACTCCTTTCTACTGATTCCGggtctttagataataattctttcaaccaattgcttGCCaaccagaaaatctttg includes:
- the PARPBP gene encoding PCNA-interacting partner isoform X4, coding for MAVLNQKSVLDMIKEFRKNWRALCNSERTTLCGADSMLLALQLSMAENNKQHSGEFTVSLSDVLLTWKYLLHEKLNLPVENMDVTDHYEDIRKIYDDFLENSNMLDLIDVYKKCRILTSNCENNKTICPSQLLDFLSGKQYAVGDETDLSIPTSPTSKYNQDNEKALQILKR